Proteins from a genomic interval of Rosa chinensis cultivar Old Blush chromosome 2, RchiOBHm-V2, whole genome shotgun sequence:
- the LOC112189819 gene encoding gibberellin 3-beta-dioxygenase 1 — protein sequence MPVRISDAFQSHPHKHYPADFNSLHELPDSYAWTHQLDEYPSLDSSFGSELCVPIIDLTHQNVLKLTGHACKTWGVFQVTNHGIPEKLLHDIESTCRSLFSLPVQQKLKAARPADGISGYGIHRISSFFQKLMWSEGFTIAGSPLEHFRLLWPQDYNKFCCMVEEYEKEMKRLAGKLMWLILGSLGIPKEDVIWAGPKGDFEDASNAIQLNSYPACPDPNRAMGLAEHTDSTLLSIIHQTNISGLQVLHEGAGWLTVPPVPGALVVNIGDLTHILSNGVYHNVLHRAIVNRSQQRLSIAYLYGPPASVQISPQSKLVTPSHPPLYRPITWKEYLAIKGKLYNKALSTIKLYDPLNDQMD from the exons ATGCCTGTAAGAATCTCCGATGCCTTTCAATCCCACCCCCATAAGCACTACCCTGCAGACTTCAACTCACTGCACGAGTTACCAGACTCATATGCATGGACTCATCAACTCGACGAGTACCCATCTCTGGACTCGTCATTCGGCTCAGAGCTGTGTGTTCCGATCATCGATCTAACTCACCAAAATGTCCTTAAACTCACAGGACATGCATGTAAAACATGGGGGGTGTTCCAAGTCACAAACCATGGAATCCCAGAGAAGCTTCTTCATGACATTGAATCAACTTGTCGAAGCCTCTTCTCTCTGCCAGTCCAGCAGAAGCTCAAAGCCGCTCGACCGGCGGATGGCATTTCTGGTTACGGAATCCATCGTATATCTTCGTTTTTCCAAAAACTCATGTGGTCGGAGGGCTTTACTATTGCTGGCTCACCACTTGAACATTTTCGACTACTTTGGCCCCAAGATTACAACAAATTCTG TTGTATGGTAGAAGAATATGAGAAAGAGATGAAAAGGCTAGCAGGGAAGCTGATGTGGCTAATATTGGGATCGCTGGGCATACCAAAGGAAGACGTAATTTGGGCCGGCCCAAAAGGTGACTTTGAAGATGCATCCAATGCCATACAATTAAATTCTTACCCTGCATGTCCGGATCCCAATCGTGCCATGGGGTTGGCCGAACATACGGATTCAACCCTCCTGTCAATCATCCACCAAACCAACATAAGTGGCTTGCAAGTTCTTCATGAGGGCGCCGGGTGGCTCACTGTTCCGCCAGTCCCGGGAGCTTTGGTGGTCAACATTGGCGACCTTACTCATATCTTGTCCAACGGGGTGTACCACAATGTCCTTCACCGGGCAATTGTGAACCGGAGTCAACAACGTCTATCCATTGCTTACCTATATGGGCCACCAGCTAGTGTCCAAATCTCGCCTCAGTCGAAACTAGTCACCCCAAGTCACCCTCCCCTTTATCGGCCAATCACTTGGAAGGAGTACCTTGCAATCAAAGGAAAACTTTACAACAAGGCACTTTCAACAATTAAGCTTTATGATCCTCTAAATGACCAAATGGATTAG